Within the Anaerotignum faecicola genome, the region CCTGCGCCCTCATCACCTGCCATCTTACCACCCTGAATTGCTGCACCGACTGCAACACATTCATCGGGGTTGATGCCCTTGAAGGGCTCCTTGCCTGTGTATTTCTTTACTGCATCCTGTACGGCAGGGATTCTTGTGGAACCGCCAACCAGCAGAACCTTATCGATTTCATCTGTGGACAGACCTGCATCAGCCAGCGCCTGTTTTACGGGGCCCATGGTGCTTTCTACCAGGTCATGTGTCAGTTCGTCAAATTTTGCTCTTGTCAGTGTGATATCCAGATGCTTAGGACCATCCTGATTCATTGTGATGAAAGGCAGATTGATGTTTGTGGAGGTTACTGTGGACAGCTCCTTTTTCGCCTTTTCTGCTGCTTCTTTCAGTCTCTGCATTGCCATTTTATCCTTAGACAAATCCATGCCTTCTGCTTTCTTGAATTCATCTACCAGGAAGTTAATCACTCTCTGGTCGAAGTCATCGCCGCCCAGATGTGTGTTACCGTTTGTAGCCAGAACCTCGATAACACCGTCACCGATTTCGATGATGGAAACGTCGAAGGTACCGCCGCCCAGGTCATAAACCATGATTTTCTGTTCGTTTTCGTTATCCAGACCGTATGCCAGTGCTGCGGATGTGGGTTCGTTGATGATACGCTTTACATCCAGACCTGCAATTTTGCCGGCATCCTTTGTTGCCTGTCTCTGAGAGTCATTGAAGTAAGCAGGAACAGTGATAACTGCCTCTGTTACGGTTTCGCCCAGATAAGCCTCTGCGTCTGCTTTCAGCTTCTGCAGAATCATAGCAGAGATTTCCTGAGGAGAATATGCCTTGCCTTCAATGTTTACCTTATAATTTTCACCCATGTGGCTCTTGATGGAAGAAATAGTGTTGTCAGGGTTTGTAATTGCCTGACGTTTTGCTGTTTCACCAATCAGTCTTTCGCCGTTTTTTGCAAAGCCGACAACAGAGGGTGTCGTTCTTGCACCGTCGCTGTTTACGATAACAACAGG harbors:
- the dnaK gene encoding molecular chaperone DnaK, giving the protein MGKIIGIDLGTTNSCVAVMEGGQPVVIVNSDGARTTPSVVGFAKNGERLIGETAKRQAITNPDNTISSIKSHMGENYKVNIEGKAYSPQEISAMILQKLKADAEAYLGETVTEAVITVPAYFNDSQRQATKDAGKIAGLDVKRIINEPTSAALAYGLDNENEQKIMVYDLGGGTFDVSIIEIGDGVIEVLATNGNTHLGGDDFDQRVINFLVDEFKKAEGMDLSKDKMAMQRLKEAAEKAKKELSTVTSTNINLPFITMNQDGPKHLDITLTRAKFDELTHDLVESTMGPVKQALADAGLSTDEIDKVLLVGGSTRIPAVQDAVKKYTGKEPFKGINPDECVAVGAAIQGGKMAGDEGAGSILLLDVTPLSLGIETLGGVATKLIDRNTTIPTNKKQIFSTAEDNQTAVDIHVVQGERPLAKDNKTLGQFKLDGIAPARRGVPQIEVTFDIDANGIVNVSAKDLGTGKEQKITITAGSNLSEDEIDKAVKEAEQFAEADRKRKEAIDAKNEADSLIFQTEKAIEELGDKLDGADKSTVEAELTKLKDTVKDLAPETMTDTDTENVKAATESLKQEFYKLSEKLYQQAQAAQGEAAQGGDSDVVDGDGKEI